Proteins co-encoded in one Streptomyces sp. NBC_01283 genomic window:
- a CDS encoding dihydrofolate reductase family protein produces the protein MALGQDLTVQQALEVVREKGGQAETVYILPVVDEGQRLAGIAELRELVLSPPGTIVDGEQSDDPVLTVDDGQIQVVGHRHGRVGRPPDARDVRPSLTMDGGTTFHFTDEPVETVLARAFEAAGGRDVRIGGGAATVQQYLRARLIDELHLVVVPLLVGRGERLLDNVADGIDGYRVTELVSSAAATHAHLTRR, from the coding sequence GTGGCACTCGGTCAGGACCTGACCGTCCAGCAGGCGTTGGAGGTCGTACGGGAGAAGGGCGGCCAGGCCGAGACGGTCTACATCCTGCCCGTCGTGGACGAAGGGCAGCGCCTCGCCGGGATCGCGGAACTGCGCGAGCTGGTGCTCAGCCCGCCGGGGACCATCGTCGATGGTGAGCAGTCCGACGACCCGGTTCTCACTGTCGACGACGGGCAGATTCAGGTCGTTGGCCACCGACACGGCCGAGTGGGCCGCCCGCCTGATGCGCGAGACGTGCGGCCCTCGCTCACGATGGACGGCGGGACCACCTTCCACTTCACCGACGAACCCGTCGAGACGGTCCTTGCGCGCGCCTTCGAGGCGGCGGGGGGCCGTGACGTACGCATCGGGGGAGGTGCGGCCACCGTGCAGCAGTATCTGCGCGCGCGGCTGATCGACGAACTGCACCTGGTAGTCGTCCCGCTCCTCGTCGGCAGGGGCGAGCGGCTGCTGGACAACGTGGCCGACGGGATCGACGGCTATCGGGTGACCGAATTGGTGAGTTCCGCCGCGGCGACCCACGCCCATCTGACCCGCCGGTGA
- a CDS encoding cation diffusion facilitator family transporter, with translation MSQQHGHPHPSHEHHQAHGHSHDAHGHDHGHESGGGGRLARWRHKVGHLVKPHSHEAADKVDTALETSARGMRALWISLAVLGVTAVAQAGIVVLTGSVALLGDTVHNAADALTAIPLGIAFVLGRRAATRRFTYGYGRAEDLAGIVILLTIAASAAFAAWAAVDRLLNPRALEHLWVVAIAAVIGFIGNEWVARYRIRVGREIGSAALVADGLHARTDGFTSLAVLLSAGGAALGWRLADPIVGLLITAAILLVLRDAAREVFRRVMDAVDPALVDAAEEALLTVPGVRGVGELRLRWIGHRLRAEVAVVVDGELTVREAHEVAVGAEHALLHAVPKLTAALVHADPAVLPGAPDPHKVLAHHGV, from the coding sequence GTGAGTCAGCAGCACGGACACCCGCACCCTTCGCACGAGCACCACCAGGCACACGGCCACAGCCACGATGCTCATGGCCACGATCACGGCCATGAGTCCGGTGGCGGTGGGCGGCTGGCCCGATGGCGGCACAAGGTCGGGCACCTGGTGAAGCCGCACTCGCACGAGGCCGCGGACAAGGTCGACACGGCGCTGGAAACATCCGCGCGCGGCATGCGCGCGCTGTGGATCTCGCTGGCCGTCCTGGGCGTGACGGCCGTGGCCCAGGCGGGGATCGTGGTGCTCACCGGCTCGGTCGCGCTGCTGGGCGACACCGTGCACAACGCGGCGGACGCGCTGACCGCGATCCCCCTCGGCATCGCCTTCGTCCTGGGCCGACGAGCCGCCACCCGCCGTTTCACCTACGGCTACGGCCGCGCCGAGGATCTCGCGGGCATCGTCATCCTCCTGACGATCGCGGCCTCGGCCGCCTTCGCGGCCTGGGCGGCGGTGGACCGGCTGCTCAACCCCCGTGCCCTGGAACACCTTTGGGTCGTGGCCATCGCTGCTGTCATCGGTTTCATCGGCAACGAATGGGTCGCCCGCTACCGCATCCGCGTCGGCCGCGAGATCGGCTCGGCCGCCCTGGTGGCCGACGGTCTGCATGCCCGGACGGACGGATTCACCTCGCTCGCCGTCCTGTTGAGCGCGGGCGGCGCGGCCCTGGGCTGGCGGCTCGCCGACCCGATCGTGGGCCTGCTCATCACCGCGGCGATCCTGCTGGTCCTGCGGGACGCGGCGCGCGAGGTCTTCCGCCGGGTGATGGACGCCGTCGACCCGGCCCTGGTCGACGCGGCGGAGGAGGCGCTCCTGACGGTCCCCGGCGTACGGGGCGTCGGCGAGCTGCGCCTTCGCTGGATCGGGCACCGGCTGCGCGCCGAGGTGGCGGTCGTGGTGGACGGGGAGTTGACCGTGCGGGAGGCGCACGAGGTAGCGGTCGGCGCGGAGCACGCCCTGCTGCACGCGGTGCCGAAGCTGACCGCGGCGCTGGTGCACGCCGACCCGGCGGTCCTGCCCGGAGCCCCCGATCCGCACAAGGTCCTCGCGCACCACGGGGTCTGA
- a CDS encoding ArsR/SmtB family transcription factor produces the protein MSARMHLSPAHDAHPQDPGAEHFTHAAEVLGLLADRTRLTLLHTLGKGEADVMTLTAACGAARPAVSQHLAKLRLAGLVSVRKEGRRMIYGPPDGHLRRVVDEVLNLADHHLSGADTHD, from the coding sequence ATGAGCGCACGCATGCACCTATCACCTGCGCACGATGCGCACCCGCAAGATCCGGGCGCCGAGCACTTCACACACGCGGCCGAGGTCCTCGGCCTCCTCGCCGACCGCACGCGCCTCACCCTGCTGCACACCCTCGGCAAGGGCGAGGCCGATGTCATGACGCTGACCGCCGCGTGCGGCGCGGCCCGCCCGGCGGTCAGCCAGCACCTGGCCAAACTGCGCCTCGCAGGGCTCGTGTCCGTACGCAAGGAAGGGCGACGGATGATCTACGGCCCGCCCGACGGGCACCTGCGCCGGGTGGTCGACGAGGTCCTGAACCTCGCCGACCATCACCTCAGCGGCGCGGACACCCACGACTGA
- a CDS encoding PepSY-associated TM helix domain-containing protein: MSAEPTLLAPDDGQETQGAPPSAGRAGWASLRPLVLRLHFYAGVLIAPFLLVAATTGLLYACSYQAEKIVYSHELSVPVGENKTELPISEQVAAARKAHPEGTVSAVRPSPEEGATTRVLLSGAPGVDADHTLAVFVNPYNGEVRGALEQYGSTGALPLRTWIDELHRDLHLGETGRLYSELAASWLWVIAGGGLVLWFARRSSQRKLRGTTGRRRTLSLHGSVGVWAAAGLIFLSATGLTWSTYAGQSVGDLREAIGQTTPEVTAAAAGGGEHAGHGGSGPGGGVGGGGAGLDAVLKAARAEGLSNPVEVVPPADASSAYVVRQIQRSWPEKQDSVAVDPASGEVTEVLRFADFPVLAKLTRWGIDAHTGTLFGLANQIALVALTLCLILMIVWGYRMWWQRGRGSSFGRPLPRGAWQNVPAYVLVPLMAAVAVLGYFVPLLGIPLAAFLAVDIVLGEIAHRRGRRTYA; this comes from the coding sequence ATGTCCGCCGAACCCACACTCCTCGCCCCGGACGACGGGCAGGAGACCCAGGGGGCGCCGCCCTCCGCAGGACGGGCCGGATGGGCGTCGCTGCGTCCGCTCGTACTGCGACTGCACTTCTACGCCGGAGTGCTCATCGCGCCCTTCCTGCTCGTGGCCGCCACCACGGGACTCCTGTACGCCTGCTCGTACCAGGCCGAGAAGATCGTGTACTCCCACGAACTCAGCGTGCCCGTCGGCGAGAACAAGACCGAACTGCCGATCTCGGAACAGGTGGCCGCCGCCCGCAAGGCGCACCCCGAGGGCACGGTCAGCGCCGTGCGGCCCTCCCCCGAGGAGGGCGCCACGACCCGCGTGCTGCTGTCCGGAGCCCCGGGCGTGGACGCCGACCACACCCTCGCCGTGTTCGTGAACCCGTACAACGGCGAAGTGCGGGGCGCGCTGGAGCAGTACGGCTCCACCGGCGCGCTGCCGCTGCGCACCTGGATCGACGAGCTGCACCGCGATCTGCACCTGGGCGAGACCGGCCGGCTCTACAGCGAACTCGCCGCGAGCTGGCTGTGGGTGATCGCGGGCGGCGGTCTGGTGCTGTGGTTCGCGCGGCGGAGCTCCCAGCGCAAGCTGCGCGGGACCACCGGCCGTCGCCGCACGCTCTCGCTGCACGGCTCGGTGGGCGTGTGGGCCGCCGCAGGTCTGATCTTCCTGTCGGCGACGGGGCTCACCTGGTCGACGTATGCGGGACAGAGTGTCGGCGACCTGCGCGAGGCCATCGGGCAGACGACGCCGGAGGTGACGGCGGCCGCCGCGGGCGGCGGAGAACATGCGGGCCACGGAGGATCAGGCCCGGGTGGCGGAGTCGGCGGTGGCGGGGCGGGGCTCGACGCCGTCCTGAAGGCGGCCCGCGCCGAGGGGCTCTCCAACCCGGTGGAGGTCGTACCGCCGGCCGACGCGTCGTCCGCGTACGTCGTCCGGCAGATCCAGCGCAGCTGGCCCGAGAAGCAGGACTCCGTCGCCGTCGATCCGGCAAGCGGTGAAGTCACCGAGGTGCTGAGGTTCGCCGACTTCCCCGTGCTCGCCAAGCTGACCCGCTGGGGCATCGACGCACACACCGGAACACTGTTCGGGCTCGCCAATCAGATCGCCCTCGTCGCTCTCACCCTCTGTCTGATCCTGATGATCGTGTGGGGATACCGCATGTGGTGGCAGCGCGGGCGCGGCAGTTCCTTCGGGCGTCCGCTGCCGCGCGGGGCGTGGCAGAACGTCCCGGCGTACGTCCTGGTCCCGTTGATGGCCGCGGTCGCCGTGCTCGGCTACTTCGTGCCGCTGCTCGGCATCCCGCTGGCGGCCTTCCTCGCCGTGGACATCGTGCTGGGGGAGATCGCCCACCGGCGCGGCAGGCGCACCTACGCCTGA
- a CDS encoding DNA-binding protein: MSSSALRTPELSLRTTERLVALDATTGAVSAMPAVRAALRRVPELSADPGSLRARSSEGLAALAELCEVIGWILFDAGLYRESHRMNARALALAEICGDRWTARFVLLNDSMLKTHTGAPRAALEAAARVHGTRALPARVSSLVMIRQAHAIALLGGHREPMDLMVRARSRFLDGISRHDPPWAWWIDSTELLGHRGWVLARLHRWDQAIPLLYEVATAPGPAYRNLFTAQLLSALARAGAWRDAEGLIAGLAPRAARIGSVRTTQTLGRTASHLFRSPGIPAPLREAAAFLLESLPVPGWAQVLHGLHTVGFRT, translated from the coding sequence GTGAGCTCCTCGGCCCTCCGCACCCCAGAGTTGTCGCTGCGCACCACCGAGCGTCTCGTGGCCCTCGACGCCACGACCGGCGCGGTCTCCGCGATGCCTGCCGTTCGCGCGGCCCTGCGGCGCGTCCCGGAGCTGTCCGCCGATCCCGGGAGTCTCCGTGCGCGGAGCAGTGAGGGGCTCGCGGCCCTCGCCGAGCTGTGCGAAGTCATCGGGTGGATCCTTTTCGACGCGGGTCTCTACCGCGAGTCCCACCGGATGAACGCACGGGCGCTGGCCTTGGCAGAGATCTGCGGTGACCGCTGGACCGCCCGCTTCGTCCTGTTGAACGACAGCATGCTCAAGACCCATACGGGAGCGCCGCGTGCCGCCCTGGAGGCCGCGGCCCGCGTACACGGGACGCGAGCGCTCCCCGCCAGGGTCAGCAGCCTCGTCATGATCCGCCAGGCGCACGCGATCGCCCTGCTCGGCGGCCACCGCGAGCCCATGGACCTGATGGTCCGCGCCCGGAGCCGGTTCCTCGACGGCATCTCGCGCCACGATCCGCCCTGGGCCTGGTGGATCGACTCGACCGAGCTGCTCGGCCACCGGGGCTGGGTCCTGGCCCGGCTGCACCGATGGGACCAGGCCATTCCCCTTCTGTACGAGGTGGCCACCGCGCCGGGCCCCGCCTACCGGAACCTCTTCACCGCGCAGCTCCTCTCCGCACTGGCACGAGCCGGAGCCTGGAGAGACGCGGAGGGTCTCATCGCCGGGCTCGCTCCCCGCGCCGCCCGCATCGGGTCCGTACGGACGACTCAGACGCTTGGGCGGACGGCGTCCCATCTGTTCAGGAGTCCCGGCATCCCCGCTCCCCTGCGGGAGGCGGCTGCGTTCCTGCTGGAGTCCCTGCCGGTGCCGGGGTGGGCGCAGGTTCTTCACGGGCTCCACACCGTAGGGTTTCGCACGTGA
- a CDS encoding DUF3105 domain-containing protein: protein MGTSKTGKKAATSAARKARIQELRRAEQARDRRNRVIAITAGVAVLAGVAGFGSYVLLDASEKKDEENAVAQAPVQGEKSWDAKKLGRDHVTKKVDYPMTPAAGGDHSQAWANCQGDVYDKPLGQENAVHSLEHGAVWITYNEKAATGDIKTLSQKVSATPYTLMSPVKEQKAALTLTAWGRQLTVDKASDPRVEQFLGKYVQGKQTPEPGAACTGGVGPA, encoded by the coding sequence ATGGGCACCTCCAAGACAGGTAAGAAGGCCGCGACCTCCGCCGCACGCAAGGCCCGCATACAGGAACTGCGCCGCGCCGAGCAGGCGCGCGACCGCCGCAACCGTGTCATCGCCATCACCGCGGGTGTGGCCGTACTGGCCGGGGTCGCCGGATTCGGCTCGTACGTCCTGCTCGACGCGTCGGAGAAGAAGGACGAGGAAAACGCCGTCGCGCAGGCCCCCGTCCAGGGGGAGAAGTCGTGGGACGCGAAGAAGCTCGGGCGCGATCACGTCACGAAGAAGGTCGACTACCCGATGACCCCGGCGGCGGGCGGCGATCACAGCCAGGCGTGGGCCAACTGCCAGGGAGATGTGTACGACAAGCCGCTGGGCCAGGAGAACGCCGTCCACTCACTGGAACACGGCGCCGTCTGGATCACGTACAACGAAAAGGCGGCGACCGGCGACATCAAGACGCTGAGCCAGAAGGTCAGCGCGACGCCCTACACGCTGATGAGCCCGGTCAAGGAGCAGAAGGCCGCCCTCACGCTCACCGCATGGGGCCGCCAGCTCACCGTGGACAAGGCGTCCGACCCGCGGGTCGAGCAGTTCCTGGGCAAGTACGTCCAGGGGAAGCAGACTCCTGAGCCCGGCGCGGCCTGCACGGGCGGGGTCGGACCGGCCTGA